The DNA segment CGCACGGACGAAAGCACGAGCTTGGCGGGAGGACTTCAACACACGCCGCCCGCACAGTTCGCTTGGCTACCTGACCCCAACGGAGTTCGCGCTTCGCAGTGCTGCTTCCGTTCGGCCTACGGCCTCACTCCAGCAGCACTGCGAATCACCGATCCCAATTCCCCAACCCAATCTTTCATAACGCCTGGTACAGAAAATGGGGGCATCCCAGCACGACTTAGCTCAACACACAAAAAAACGGCCCGCATTCGAATTGAATGCGAGCCGTTTGTGAATTCAGAATCCACCGGATGATGAAT comes from the Rhodopirellula bahusiensis genome and includes:
- a CDS encoding integrase core domain-containing protein produces the protein ARTKARAWREDFNTRRPHSSLGYLTPTEFALRSAASVRPTASLQQHCESPIPIPQPNLS